In Dyadobacter subterraneus, a single genomic region encodes these proteins:
- the katG gene encoding catalase/peroxidase HPI: MESNLTDMGKCPFPHGETYPKESSASVGNSADTGKCPFPHEALKQSVPTASSGTKNKDWWPDQLKLNILRQNHPGSNPRDENFIYSQAFKTLDLEAVKKDLHELMTDSQDWWPADFGHYGGLFVRMAWHSAGTYRITDGRGGAAQGQQRFAPLNSWPDNVSLDKARRLLWPIKQKYGRKISWADLIILAGTIALESMGLKTIGFAGGRQDVWEADEAVYWGAEKNWLGGDVRYKHGSKGVSNGHGVLVADDNADGHIHERDLQKPLAAVQMGLIYVNPEGPDGNPDPLASAKDIRETFTRMALNDEETVALIAGGHSFGKAHGAASAKHVGKEPEAAGMESQGLGWSNSFESGKGPHAITSGLEVTWTKTPTQWSNDFFEHLFEYEWELTKSPAGAFQWVAKNSENVIPDAFDQNKKHAPGMLTTDVALRSDLEYEKISRRFYQNPDQFAKAFARAWFKLTHRDMGPRERYLGTDIPTEEFIWQDPIPKIDHVLVDDQDISDLKLQLLNSGLTISQLISTAWASASTFRGGDKRGGANGARIRLAPLKDWEVNNPAQLIHVPNVLEGIQNKFNSTQKADNKKISLADIIVLGGAAGIEQAADNAGLSVIVPFRAGRTDASQEQTDIESFHYLEPVADGFRNYQRAGLDVPSEYLLVDKAHQLTLSAAELTVLVGGLRALNVNYNGVKHGVLTSRPGQLTNDFFINLLDMAVQWKPVGDSKLVYEGYDRITNEVIWTATRADLIFGSHAELRAIAEVYAESDGKEHFIQDFVEAWNKVMNLDRLVE; this comes from the coding sequence ATGGAAAGCAATTTAACTGACATGGGCAAATGCCCTTTTCCACACGGAGAAACATATCCAAAAGAAAGCAGCGCGTCCGTGGGCAACTCAGCTGATACCGGTAAATGCCCGTTCCCACATGAAGCACTAAAGCAAAGTGTACCCACTGCTTCCAGTGGTACGAAAAACAAAGATTGGTGGCCTGATCAATTAAAACTTAATATTCTACGGCAAAATCATCCGGGATCAAACCCAAGAGATGAAAATTTTATTTATTCACAGGCTTTTAAGACGCTTGATCTGGAAGCAGTTAAAAAAGATCTGCATGAGTTAATGACAGATTCACAAGATTGGTGGCCTGCGGATTTTGGACATTATGGAGGTCTCTTTGTTCGAATGGCATGGCACAGTGCAGGCACTTACCGTATTACGGATGGCCGCGGCGGTGCAGCACAGGGTCAGCAACGCTTTGCACCTTTGAATAGCTGGCCAGATAATGTAAGTCTGGATAAGGCCCGCCGATTGCTTTGGCCCATTAAACAAAAATATGGCCGTAAAATCTCATGGGCTGACCTGATAATACTCGCTGGCACTATTGCCCTTGAATCTATGGGCCTTAAGACAATTGGTTTTGCTGGCGGGCGCCAGGATGTATGGGAGGCTGATGAAGCTGTATACTGGGGTGCGGAAAAAAACTGGCTTGGTGGCGATGTCCGTTACAAACACGGCTCCAAAGGTGTAAGTAATGGGCATGGAGTATTGGTAGCTGACGACAATGCTGACGGCCATATCCATGAACGCGACTTACAAAAGCCACTTGCCGCAGTTCAAATGGGACTTATTTATGTTAATCCGGAAGGTCCTGACGGTAATCCCGACCCGCTTGCATCAGCAAAGGACATTCGTGAGACATTTACCCGAATGGCACTAAACGATGAAGAAACGGTAGCTCTGATTGCCGGTGGACACAGTTTCGGTAAGGCACATGGGGCTGCATCTGCTAAGCATGTAGGCAAAGAGCCGGAAGCAGCAGGCATGGAATCTCAGGGTTTGGGCTGGTCCAATAGCTTTGAATCCGGTAAGGGACCGCACGCTATTACCAGCGGGCTAGAAGTTACCTGGACCAAAACGCCTACCCAATGGAGCAATGATTTCTTTGAACACCTTTTTGAATATGAATGGGAATTGACGAAAAGTCCGGCAGGAGCTTTTCAATGGGTGGCCAAAAATTCTGAGAATGTCATCCCAGATGCATTCGACCAAAATAAAAAACATGCTCCTGGTATGTTAACCACGGATGTGGCCCTGAGAAGTGACCTGGAATACGAAAAAATTTCTCGTCGCTTTTACCAGAATCCTGACCAATTCGCCAAAGCATTTGCACGTGCATGGTTCAAGCTGACCCATCGCGATATGGGACCCCGCGAACGCTACCTGGGAACAGATATTCCCACCGAAGAATTTATATGGCAGGATCCTATACCGAAGATCGATCATGTATTGGTTGATGATCAGGATATATCAGACCTTAAATTACAGCTTCTGAATTCTGGTTTAACTATTTCGCAATTAATATCTACTGCCTGGGCTTCGGCATCTACTTTTCGTGGAGGCGATAAACGAGGTGGCGCTAATGGTGCCCGTATCCGGCTCGCCCCTCTAAAAGATTGGGAAGTCAATAATCCGGCTCAGTTAATTCATGTTCCAAATGTGCTTGAAGGCATCCAAAACAAGTTCAACAGTACACAAAAGGCTGATAATAAAAAGATTTCACTTGCAGACATCATTGTTCTTGGCGGAGCAGCAGGAATTGAACAAGCGGCAGATAATGCAGGATTATCTGTAATAGTCCCTTTTAGAGCAGGCCGTACCGATGCATCCCAAGAACAAACAGATATTGAATCTTTCCATTACCTGGAACCGGTTGCTGACGGTTTCCGGAATTATCAACGTGCTGGTTTGGATGTTCCTTCCGAGTACCTTCTGGTGGATAAAGCGCATCAATTGACTTTATCTGCGGCTGAATTAACGGTGCTGGTCGGTGGGTTGCGTGCCCTGAATGTCAATTACAACGGAGTTAAACATGGAGTATTAACTTCCAGACCCGGGCAGTTAACAAATGATTTCTTTATTAATTTGCTTGATATGGCAGTACAATGGAAACCTGTGGGTGACAGTAAACTTGTTTATGAGGGTTATGACCGTATAACCAATGAGGTAATTTGGACCGCGACCCGCGCTGATCTGATATTTGGTTCACATGCCGAACTCAGGGCCATAGCAGAAGTTTATGCCGAATCAGACGGGAAGGAACACTTTATACAAGATTTCGTAGAAGCGTGGAACAAGGTTATGAATCTGGACCGGCTAGTTGAATAA
- a CDS encoding alpha/beta fold hydrolase, which yields MKTTIMSLLFLISFTVVLFACSNDDDSKQPGKSVTYVLVHGAWQAPYVWDNVKASLEKNGHHALVVELPGHGNDQTAPQHLSIDVYRDKVIETLNKIDGKVILVGHSLGGMVISAVAEKVPAKIQELVYIGAYLPSSGQSLLDLANTDADALLGPSLRPSTDQLTLDVLRDNITNIFIQDGTDAIKNLVLKNYRAEPAIPFTNKVVLTSGNFGSVNKIYIKTLQDHVISPSLQGRMISAAGIKNIFQLNTGHSPFLSKPDSVSTLLINIGH from the coding sequence ATGAAAACAACAATAATGTCACTACTGTTTTTAATTTCATTTACAGTAGTCCTTTTCGCTTGCTCAAATGATGATGACAGTAAGCAGCCAGGCAAATCAGTAACATATGTTTTGGTACATGGCGCCTGGCAGGCCCCTTATGTATGGGATAATGTAAAAGCTTCCCTGGAAAAAAATGGACATCATGCCTTGGTAGTTGAGCTGCCTGGCCATGGTAATGATCAGACTGCGCCACAACACCTCAGCATTGACGTATATAGAGACAAGGTAATTGAAACGCTAAACAAAATTGATGGCAAAGTGATTCTTGTCGGCCATAGCCTTGGCGGTATGGTCATTTCCGCTGTTGCTGAAAAAGTACCAGCCAAAATTCAAGAACTGGTTTACATCGGTGCTTATCTTCCTTCCAGCGGTCAATCGCTACTTGATCTGGCAAATACAGATGCCGATGCACTTTTAGGTCCGTCACTCAGACCCTCAACAGATCAGTTAACACTTGACGTACTGCGTGATAACATTACCAATATCTTTATTCAGGATGGCACCGATGCTATAAAAAATCTGGTTTTGAAAAACTATCGGGCCGAACCGGCTATTCCATTTACCAACAAAGTTGTGTTGACCAGTGGAAATTTTGGTTCTGTTAATAAAATTTACATTAAAACACTTCAGGACCATGTTATATCGCCGTCGTTACAAGGTCGCATGATTAGTGCGGCTGGTATTAAAAATATATTTCAACTAAATACCGGCCACTCACCTTTTCTGTCTAAACCGGATTCTGTAAGTACCCTGCTGATAAACATCGGTCATTAA
- a CDS encoding metal-dependent hydrolase, whose protein sequence is MKLTYYGHSCFSVNAGGKILLFDPFITGNELAKDINVESINADYILVSHGHFDHTLDVVTIANRTGAKVLGVWELYEHFTKAGLKNVHPINPGGQFSFDFGTVKSVSANHSSSFQDGTYAGVAAGFVIKTEDGNFYYSGDTALNLDMTLIPKWANLDFAILPIGDNLTMGTDDAVEAAKMIKVDKVLGVHYDTFGFIRIDKQQSIDKFRQSGIQLHLPAIGKTVDL, encoded by the coding sequence ATGAAGCTAACTTATTATGGCCATTCTTGCTTTTCTGTAAATGCAGGTGGCAAAATCCTTCTGTTCGACCCCTTCATAACAGGTAATGAGCTTGCCAAAGATATTAATGTAGAAAGTATTAATGCCGATTACATTTTAGTATCACACGGACATTTTGATCATACGCTCGATGTTGTTACCATAGCCAACCGAACTGGGGCCAAAGTCCTTGGTGTCTGGGAGCTTTACGAGCATTTTACCAAAGCCGGTTTAAAAAATGTGCATCCGATCAATCCTGGCGGGCAGTTCAGTTTCGATTTTGGAACAGTAAAATCTGTGTCAGCCAACCATTCAAGCAGTTTTCAGGACGGAACTTATGCGGGCGTCGCTGCAGGATTTGTAATTAAAACCGAAGATGGCAATTTTTATTACAGTGGGGATACTGCACTCAACCTGGATATGACGCTGATTCCTAAATGGGCTAACCTTGATTTCGCTATTCTGCCAATAGGCGACAACCTGACCATGGGAACGGATGATGCTGTTGAAGCTGCTAAAATGATAAAAGTAGACAAGGTCCTCGGCGTTCATTACGACACTTTCGGCTTTATCCGGATTGACAAACAACAAAGTATTGACAAATTCAGACAATCCGGTATTCAACTTCATCTACCTGCAATCGGGAAGACTGTTGATTTATAA
- a CDS encoding alpha/beta fold hydrolase: protein MSSYTTLTVPTSFADVNGTKFAYRRFGKAGKLPLVLFQYFTGTLDNWDPAVLDPLSQQREIIIFNNRGIAGSEGEPPHTIAEIARDAEDFIETLGLTRIDILGFSMGSFVAQQVVLDKPELVNRVILVGSGPRGGEGLETFSPEVWALFDKPYNQPDELLLDTFFAPTETSQSAGWAYLERTRSRTKEHDGSLSDKVVPSQLAAISEWGKVRAGSSDYLKEINHPVLIVNGKRDVIFPTINSYTLQQQLPDARLILYPDSSHGSQFQFHENFVIQVNLFLDEIPAR, encoded by the coding sequence ATGAGTTCATACACCACATTGACCGTACCAACCTCTTTTGCAGACGTTAATGGTACTAAATTCGCTTATCGCCGATTTGGAAAGGCAGGAAAACTTCCCCTGGTACTTTTCCAATATTTTACCGGTACGCTTGATAACTGGGATCCAGCCGTACTAGACCCATTATCCCAGCAGCGTGAGATCATCATCTTTAACAACCGCGGAATCGCAGGTTCCGAAGGAGAACCACCGCATACCATTGCCGAGATTGCCAGAGATGCAGAAGATTTCATCGAAACTCTTGGCCTTACCCGGATCGATATCCTTGGATTTTCTATGGGTAGTTTTGTTGCTCAGCAAGTCGTTTTAGACAAGCCTGAGCTGGTAAACCGTGTAATACTTGTCGGCTCTGGCCCGAGAGGTGGTGAAGGTTTAGAAACTTTTAGTCCGGAAGTTTGGGCTCTGTTTGATAAACCTTACAATCAGCCTGATGAATTATTGTTGGATACTTTCTTCGCACCGACAGAAACGAGTCAGTCGGCCGGCTGGGCATACTTGGAAAGGACACGTTCACGTACCAAGGAACACGACGGCTCCCTGAGTGACAAAGTGGTTCCATCACAGCTAGCTGCAATCTCAGAATGGGGCAAAGTCCGCGCCGGTTCTTCCGACTACCTGAAAGAGATTAATCATCCGGTACTTATCGTTAATGGAAAAAGAGATGTAATCTTTCCGACCATTAATAGCTATACGTTACAGCAGCAACTGCCGGATGCCCGTCTCATCCTCTATCCGGATTCGTCCCACGGTTCACAATTCCAGTTTCATGAAAACTTCGTTATCCAGGTAAATCTTTTTCTTGACGAGATTCCTGCAAGATAA
- a CDS encoding alpha/beta fold hydrolase has product MKRNEFLKLGTIATAGLALLPKSNLIASVPSKIMAKTVPTSYVLVDGVKFAYRRYGKKVGIPMVFTNYLTGTMDNWDPAIIDSLALNREVIIFDNRGVASSEGKTPDTIAAMAKDAAAFIDTLGLHKIDLFGFSIGGMVAQQLTIDRPELIRKLILIGTGPRGGERMADYSTHVWSLFKKQYPHPDELLLDTFFTPTAKSQKAGWAYLTRIRSRPDKEPALTDQVVPAQLSAIFAWGKLQEHSFDYLKGIRQPTLIIHGDQDIICPAINAVTLKENLPNASLIIFPDANHAPHFQYPELFLSQIKQFMTGV; this is encoded by the coding sequence ATGAAAAGGAATGAATTTTTAAAACTGGGCACTATTGCTACTGCCGGGCTGGCATTACTTCCGAAAAGTAACCTGATAGCTTCGGTGCCTTCCAAAATAATGGCAAAGACCGTTCCGACCAGTTATGTTTTGGTGGATGGGGTTAAATTCGCTTACCGGAGATATGGTAAGAAGGTGGGAATCCCGATGGTATTCACTAATTATCTGACAGGCACCATGGACAACTGGGACCCTGCCATTATTGACAGTCTGGCTCTTAACCGTGAGGTGATCATCTTTGACAACAGAGGCGTCGCATCCTCTGAAGGAAAAACTCCTGACACCATCGCTGCCATGGCTAAAGATGCAGCAGCATTTATTGATACGCTTGGCCTGCATAAGATTGATCTTTTCGGTTTTTCAATTGGTGGTATGGTTGCCCAGCAACTTACCATTGACCGTCCGGAGCTGATAAGAAAGCTGATTTTGATTGGTACCGGCCCAAGAGGAGGAGAAAGAATGGCAGATTACTCAACGCATGTATGGTCGCTTTTTAAAAAGCAATATCCACACCCGGATGAACTTCTGTTGGATACATTTTTCACCCCGACCGCAAAAAGCCAGAAAGCCGGCTGGGCATACCTGACCAGAATCCGTTCAAGACCGGACAAGGAGCCGGCATTAACTGACCAGGTCGTACCGGCTCAGCTTTCTGCCATTTTTGCCTGGGGGAAATTACAAGAGCATAGTTTTGATTACCTGAAAGGCATCAGACAGCCCACGCTTATCATCCATGGTGATCAGGACATTATCTGTCCGGCAATAAATGCAGTTACGCTAAAAGAAAACCTGCCGAATGCCTCATTGATCATTTTTCCTGATGCCAATCATGCACCGCATTTTCAGTATCCCGAATTGTTTTTAAGCCAGATTAAGCAATTTATGACCGGGGTCTAA
- a CDS encoding TetR/AcrR family transcriptional regulator: MSKAEKSRQYIIEKTAPLFNTKGVAGTAVSDIMQATQMAKGSLYVHFENKEELTYCAVDWNLQQFIDRVSAETEKFNSPKAKFFGMLDYLGDPLNPPVQGGCPMMNFGMESDDTSPVIRNKVYETICIVQQYMIDILEEGVKTGAFNADWNYKEFAIKAYAMVEGGILVARVSQNITQMQVLINLLKRELTEQTREI, from the coding sequence ATGAGTAAGGCAGAGAAATCCCGTCAGTATATCATTGAAAAGACAGCGCCATTATTTAATACAAAAGGAGTTGCAGGCACTGCCGTAAGCGATATTATGCAGGCCACCCAAATGGCGAAAGGAAGCTTGTACGTGCATTTTGAAAATAAGGAAGAGTTAACTTACTGTGCCGTAGACTGGAACCTTCAGCAGTTTATAGATAGAGTATCAGCAGAAACCGAAAAGTTCAATAGCCCAAAGGCAAAATTTTTTGGAATGCTGGATTATTTGGGTGACCCACTAAACCCGCCAGTACAGGGTGGATGTCCTATGATGAATTTCGGGATGGAATCAGATGATACAAGCCCGGTGATCAGGAATAAGGTATACGAAACGATCTGCATTGTTCAACAATATATGATCGATATTTTGGAAGAAGGGGTTAAAACCGGAGCCTTCAACGCTGATTGGAATTATAAAGAATTTGCTATAAAGGCCTATGCAATGGTCGAGGGGGGTATTCTTGTGGCGCGTGTATCCCAGAATATCACGCAAATGCAAGTGCTGATCAACCTTTTGAAAAGAGAGCTTACCGAGCAAACACGGGAAATTTAA
- a CDS encoding NmrA family NAD(P)-binding protein encodes MNTKEKFLVTGATGYTASYVIPLLLEKGVHVRGLVHKVDQRSEKLAEMGVEIVQGDLNDFYEVSKALKGITGVYFVYPILTPGILAGTTYLIQAAREEGVRNIVNMSQISARRDAKSNGAREHWLAERLLDISGIKVTHIRPTFFAEWLIYSDTIKKQDQVVLPFGEGRYAPIAAEDQGRVIAELLINPDGHEGKIYPLFGPTEYNVFDLADILSEELGRKITYEPISIETYQTEAKKQGYHPHFIQHVSSVAQDCRNGLFAGTNTAVKDITGREPMGIREFIQKHRSNFEEIN; translated from the coding sequence ATGAACACAAAAGAGAAATTCCTGGTGACAGGTGCAACAGGCTACACTGCAAGTTATGTTATCCCATTACTGCTGGAAAAAGGTGTACACGTAAGAGGTTTGGTCCATAAAGTTGATCAGCGTTCTGAAAAGCTGGCTGAAATGGGCGTTGAAATTGTTCAAGGCGATCTGAACGATTTTTATGAAGTAAGCAAAGCTTTGAAGGGGATTACAGGGGTGTATTTCGTTTACCCGATCCTGACACCGGGTATCCTGGCCGGAACAACTTACCTGATACAGGCTGCCCGGGAAGAAGGTGTACGTAATATTGTCAATATGTCACAAATCTCAGCCCGTCGTGATGCGAAGAGTAACGGTGCCAGGGAACATTGGCTCGCCGAACGTCTTCTGGATATTTCAGGAATAAAAGTAACGCATATCCGTCCAACCTTTTTTGCGGAATGGCTGATTTACAGCGATACAATAAAAAAACAAGATCAGGTTGTACTTCCATTTGGTGAAGGGCGTTATGCCCCTATTGCAGCCGAAGATCAAGGTAGGGTCATCGCAGAACTGCTGATAAATCCGGATGGTCACGAAGGCAAGATATATCCGCTTTTTGGCCCAACCGAATATAATGTGTTTGATCTGGCAGACATCCTCAGCGAGGAATTGGGAAGAAAGATCACTTATGAGCCTATCAGTATCGAAACCTATCAAACTGAAGCAAAAAAACAAGGATACCATCCGCACTTCATACAGCATGTATCCAGTGTTGCACAGGATTGCAGAAACGGATTATTTGCCGGAACGAACACCGCTGTAAAAGATATTACAGGCAGGGAGCCAATGGGTATCCGGGAATTTATTCAAAAGCACCGTTCTAATTTTGAAGAAATCAATTAG
- a CDS encoding SDR family oxidoreductase, with product MKTNGNTILITGGGSGIGFEIAKEFSENNHVILTGRTDKKLLEAASQLQNVTTVTMDVTDEKDIEQLAEYLASTFPKLNVLINNAGMAYAYDMTVPGIDAHQKAFEEINTNYLAVIRLTEKLLPLLGNQQEAAIVNVSSVGAFVPGKILSTYSASKAALHSYTQTLRLSLANSGISVFELMPPLVNTEFSKEIGGEHGIHPQVVAQDLMNAFIDDNFEIHVGQTADLYKLHLSSPSDALAVMNNFLGS from the coding sequence ATGAAAACTAATGGTAACACAATCCTGATCACCGGCGGAGGTTCCGGGATAGGTTTTGAAATTGCAAAAGAATTTTCTGAAAACAATCATGTAATCCTAACCGGCAGGACAGATAAAAAACTGCTTGAAGCCGCGTCTCAGTTACAAAATGTGACAACGGTCACAATGGATGTTACGGATGAAAAAGACATCGAACAGCTGGCAGAATATCTGGCCTCAACATTTCCAAAGCTAAATGTGCTGATAAATAATGCAGGGATGGCCTATGCATACGACATGACGGTCCCAGGAATTGATGCTCATCAAAAGGCGTTTGAAGAGATCAACACCAACTATCTTGCAGTTATTCGGCTTACTGAAAAACTGTTGCCTCTACTCGGTAATCAACAAGAAGCAGCCATTGTAAATGTATCATCAGTAGGTGCATTTGTTCCTGGGAAAATTTTATCTACCTATTCTGCGAGTAAAGCTGCGCTTCATTCTTACACACAAACTTTACGACTTTCTCTGGCCAATTCTGGTATCAGCGTGTTTGAACTTATGCCACCGCTGGTCAATACTGAGTTTTCAAAGGAAATAGGTGGTGAGCATGGAATTCATCCGCAAGTAGTTGCCCAGGATCTCATGAATGCATTTATTGATGACAATTTCGAGATACATGTAGGCCAGACCGCCGATCTTTACAAACTGCATCTTTCATCGCCTTCGGATGCTTTGGCAGTTATGAATAATTTTTTAGGCAGTTAA
- a CDS encoding winged helix-turn-helix transcriptional regulator yields the protein MKVIKQRSDCPISFTLDFIGDKWTLLILRDIMLYDKSSYNEFLKSDEKIATNILADRLEMLQNCGFIMGKTSAHKKSRTVYSMTEKAIDLVPLIIEYNIWGAKYNSTGNPGIMDEILADKNGTIEKFQNKLRNSDLSK from the coding sequence ATGAAAGTAATTAAACAGCGTTCAGACTGCCCTATCAGTTTTACATTGGATTTTATAGGAGATAAGTGGACACTACTAATATTAAGAGATATCATGTTGTATGATAAGTCAAGCTACAATGAATTTCTTAAATCAGACGAAAAAATAGCGACTAATATACTGGCAGACCGTCTCGAAATGCTTCAAAACTGTGGTTTTATTATGGGTAAAACTTCGGCTCATAAAAAGTCAAGAACGGTGTATTCCATGACAGAAAAAGCCATTGACCTCGTACCGCTAATAATCGAATACAACATTTGGGGAGCAAAATATAACAGCACCGGTAACCCTGGGATCATGGATGAAATCCTGGCAGATAAAAATGGCACAATCGAAAAATTCCAGAATAAATTAAGAAACAGTGATCTGAGTAAATAA
- a CDS encoding master DNA invertase Mpi family serine-type recombinase codes for MIYAYIRVSTDKQTVVNQRYEILKYAAGKKIHVDEWIEETVSGTKRSEDRKLGSVLTGLKKNDILIVSELSRLGRNLMEVMSILHICMQKESKVYAIKEGYELGNNISSKVLAFAFSLSAEIERSLISQRTKEAMARMKSEGLSVGRPAGALSKQTKLTGKDDTIRELLGKKVAVSTIGRILGVNRLTVENYIKSRKLRED; via the coding sequence ATGATTTATGCCTATATCCGCGTTTCTACAGACAAACAGACGGTCGTCAACCAACGCTATGAAATTCTGAAATACGCAGCCGGTAAAAAGATCCATGTGGACGAATGGATTGAAGAAACGGTTAGTGGCACCAAGCGCTCGGAAGATCGTAAGCTGGGGAGCGTTTTAACCGGTTTAAAGAAAAATGACATATTAATTGTCAGTGAGCTTTCCCGCTTAGGCAGAAACCTGATGGAGGTCATGAGCATCCTGCATATTTGCATGCAGAAAGAAAGCAAGGTATATGCCATTAAAGAAGGATATGAACTGGGCAATAATATTTCCTCCAAAGTGCTGGCCTTTGCTTTTTCTCTTTCTGCCGAGATCGAGCGCAGCCTGATATCGCAGCGCACCAAGGAGGCAATGGCCAGGATGAAAAGTGAAGGGCTGTCTGTGGGCCGTCCGGCTGGTGCGCTATCCAAGCAAACTAAACTGACTGGTAAAGATGATACGATCCGGGAATTATTAGGTAAGAAAGTCGCTGTTTCTACAATCGGCAGGATTTTAGGCGTTAACCGCTTAACAGTAGAAAACTATATTAAAAGCAGGAAGCTCAGAGAAGATTAA
- a CDS encoding recombinase family protein, giving the protein MKRPVAGMEAARARGKVGGRPKGLTKKSKELAGLAATLYLSKEYTTNQICEQLKVGTKATLYNYLDMRV; this is encoded by the coding sequence ATGAAGCGGCCCGTGGCCGGCATGGAAGCTGCGCGAGCAAGGGGTAAGGTAGGAGGTAGACCGAAAGGGTTAACCAAAAAATCAAAGGAGCTTGCTGGCCTGGCTGCAACTCTCTATTTAAGCAAAGAATATACAACCAATCAGATTTGTGAGCAGTTGAAGGTTGGAACCAAGGCAACGCTTTACAATTATTTAGACATGAGGGTATAA